Part of the Tetragenococcus koreensis genome, GGTCTTCTAGACCTAAATTTAATGTTTTCAACTGTTCTTTAAAAAAAGGACGATTGGCAGACTTAACGGCTAAACCAAATCCTCGACTCTGTCCTCTTTTTAAAGCCAAGGCCAAATTTTCTTCGACTGTCAAACGGACTGCTGTTCCTAATTTAGGATCTTGAAAGACCCGACTAATTGATTTTGCGCGTTTGATGACGGACTGTTTGGTGATATCTTTGCCATTTAATTGTATTTTGCCAGTTTTGGTAGGTAATGCGCCTGCAATACTATTAAGTAAAGTGGATTTTCCTGCACCATTTCCGCCGATGATGGTAATGAATTCACCGGGATTGATCGTAAGATCGATCCCTTTAAGAACGTGGTTTTCGTTATTGGTTCCTTCTTCAAAAACCTGATGCAAGTTTTCAATCGATAAGACTGGATTCATTTTGCTACACCTCCATTTACTTTTTTCTTTGAACCGAATTTCCCGCGAAACTGTCCTAAAGAAAGGCAGAGGACAAGGACAATCGCTGAAGCAATTTTTGAATCGGCTGGTTCTACGTCGAATTCAAATACAATCGCTAAAATGAAGCGGTAAATGATTGCACCTAAAACGACGGTAAATAGACGAAATAGTAACGGTTTATTACGAAAGATCACTTCAGCAATAATAATGGAGGCAAGTCCGATAACAATGGTGCCAACTCCAGAATTTAAATCAGCAAAAGAATTATTTTGAGCAATTAAGGCGCCAGATAGAGAAATACAACCATTAGAGATCATGTAACCGATCATCTTCATATTATCTGTATTGATACCATTGGCTTCACTCATTTCGATATTATCTCCCGTTGAACGAATCGCCAGTCCCAGTTCTGTTCGAAAGAAAAGAAACAATAGAAAAATGACAATCAATGAAAACAACGCGCCGACAATGATGGTGGCATTAATATTGGAAAGCCCCATTTCTTCTAAGGGAGAAAAAACTGTTTTTTCACCTAGAAGAGCGATATTCGGGGCATTCATAACTCTAGATGTGACGGAGTATAAGCCGGTCATAGTAATGATCCCTGCAAGCAGTGCCGGTATTTTTAGTTTTGTATGGAGTACCCCAGAAACAAGACCTGCCAGGATGCCACCGCCAAAACCAAACAAAGTAGCTGTCCAAGGAGAAAAGCCGTTGGTGATCGCAACTGCAGCTATACCTCCACCTAGAGGAAAGCTGCCTTCAGCTGTTAAGTCGGCGATATCTAAAATACGATAGGTGAGAAATACACCAATCGCAAGTAACGCCCAAACAACACCTTGGGAAGTTGCGGATTGTAAAATAATTCCTAAACTACTAATTGTCATATTTATTCCTCAAATCTAATAATTTTTTGGCAGTGATTGAGTTACTCTGGTTCTTTAATGCTGTCTGGATCGATGTCTAGTGCTTGTGCCATTTCTTCATTGACATGAAGTTTCAACTCGTTTGCTTCTTCGACCGGCATATCGCTAGGTTGTGCATCACCATCAAGAATTTTGGCCGCCATTTCTCCAGTTTGCTTACCTAGCGATGCGTAGTCAATCCCATAAGTTGCTAAAGCACCACCTTCAACTTGTTCGATTGAACCAGCGACAATTGGCGTTTTCGTTTCTTTAGCTACATCACCGATGACGGTAGCTGCACTGGCAAAAGTGTTATCAGTTGGTACATAAATACCGTCGACATC contains:
- a CDS encoding ABC transporter ATP-binding protein, whose amino-acid sequence is MNPVLSIENLHQVFEEGTNNENHVLKGIDLTINPGEFITIIGGNGAGKSTLLNSIAGALPTKTGKIQLNGKDITKQSVIKRAKSISRVFQDPKLGTAVRLTVEENLALALKRGQSRGFGLAVKSANRPFFKEQLKTLNLGLEDRLTAEVGLLSGGQRQAITLLMATLQRPDLILLDEHTAALDPKTSKTVMDLTEKLIDEQQLTAFMVTHDMENALQYGTRLIMLHQGRIVVDLSGKEKENLTVGQLMDLFQQNSGTKLKDDQLLLNT
- a CDS encoding ABC transporter permease translates to MTISSLGIILQSATSQGVVWALLAIGVFLTYRILDIADLTAEGSFPLGGGIAAVAITNGFSPWTATLFGFGGGILAGLVSGVLHTKLKIPALLAGIITMTGLYSVTSRVMNAPNIALLGEKTVFSPLEEMGLSNINATIIVGALFSLIVIFLLFLFFRTELGLAIRSTGDNIEMSEANGINTDNMKMIGYMISNGCISLSGALIAQNNSFADLNSGVGTIVIGLASIIIAEVIFRNKPLLFRLFTVVLGAIIYRFILAIVFEFDVEPADSKIASAIVLVLCLSLGQFRGKFGSKKKVNGGVAK